One window from the genome of Motilibacter peucedani encodes:
- a CDS encoding glycoside hydrolase family 78 protein, with amino-acid sequence MSLDQPGEGAPTTQVRAVTVEHHAHPLGIGEPTPRLSWLVETSEPGWRQEAYEVEGRTVDGTLLWSSGRVECDESVLRPWPGPALASRERAAVRVRVWGRTTQVTAWSDETTLEVGLLSPQDWSAAFVSPADGEHVTVDGPADLLRREFTVGEELLRARLYASACGVYELELNGSKVGADVLAPGWTSYGHRLKYQTYDVTTQLRRGPNAIGAFLADGWFRGSIGWNRVGKRYGTRRALLVQLELDYANGRREVVVTDERWTSRQGPITRASLYDGERYDATGEVAGWSAAGAALEGWTPVVRVDVATGALVAPYAPPVRATELRAPTSVTKLVDGTHLVDFGQNLVGRLQIRLRGPRGTVVGLRHAEVLEEGRISTRPLRTAKSHDEYVAAGHDEETWEPRFTVHGFRYAEITGWPGEIGAGDVVAVVCHDDMTRSGWFASSNPLLDRLHENVVWSMRGNFLTVPTDCPQRDERLGWTGDLQVFAPTASFLYDSAASITDWLRDVCAETGSDGLVPLYVPHVETSFPQFHCAVWGDVTTVVPLLLHERTGDQAAVEAGYDTARAWVEGCRGLLDDRDVISSGPQLGDWLDPSAPADSPQEARTDPYLVATAYLARSARLLSRQAALVGKQDDVGDYSALADRVTAGFRREFVTPSGRCASDTQTAYALALQFDLLETEEQRRHARRRLAELAQASDFRIGTGFAGTPLVLDALTGDGDAETAYRVLLETGCPSWLYAVTMGATTVWERWDSMLPDGSVNPGAMTSFNHYAFGSVADWMHRTLAGLAPAEPGYRTIRVAPRPGGGLTAASARHLTPYGPASTSWTRTGETLTVDVVVPPNAAAVVELPGTAAVTVESGHHTFRTAFRAAEQDPIAPLPPRQRF; translated from the coding sequence ATGAGCCTCGACCAACCGGGCGAAGGTGCCCCCACGACGCAGGTGCGTGCCGTGACGGTCGAGCACCATGCACACCCCCTGGGCATCGGGGAGCCGACACCGCGACTGTCCTGGCTGGTCGAGACCTCGGAGCCCGGCTGGCGCCAGGAGGCCTACGAGGTCGAGGGCCGCACCGTCGACGGGACGCTGCTCTGGTCCAGCGGGCGCGTGGAGTGCGACGAGAGCGTGCTCCGACCCTGGCCGGGACCTGCGCTCGCCTCGCGGGAGCGGGCCGCCGTACGCGTACGCGTCTGGGGGCGCACGACGCAGGTCACCGCGTGGAGCGACGAGACGACGCTCGAGGTGGGTCTGCTGAGCCCCCAGGACTGGAGTGCCGCCTTCGTATCGCCCGCCGACGGTGAGCACGTCACGGTGGACGGCCCGGCCGACCTGCTGCGCAGGGAGTTCACGGTCGGGGAGGAACTCCTGCGTGCGCGCCTCTACGCGAGCGCCTGCGGTGTCTACGAGCTCGAGCTCAACGGGTCCAAGGTCGGTGCCGACGTGCTCGCGCCCGGATGGACGAGCTACGGCCACCGGCTCAAGTACCAGACCTACGACGTGACCACCCAGCTGCGCCGTGGGCCCAACGCCATCGGAGCGTTCCTCGCCGACGGCTGGTTCCGCGGGTCCATCGGGTGGAACCGTGTCGGGAAGCGCTACGGCACACGGCGGGCGCTGCTCGTGCAGCTCGAGCTCGACTACGCGAACGGCCGCCGTGAGGTGGTGGTGACGGACGAGCGGTGGACCTCGAGGCAGGGGCCCATCACCCGCGCCAGCCTCTACGACGGTGAGCGCTACGACGCCACTGGCGAGGTCGCTGGGTGGTCGGCTGCCGGCGCCGCGCTCGAGGGCTGGACTCCTGTCGTGCGGGTCGACGTCGCCACCGGTGCGCTCGTGGCGCCCTACGCACCGCCGGTGCGGGCGACCGAGCTCCGAGCGCCCACCAGCGTGACCAAGCTCGTGGACGGCACCCACCTGGTCGACTTCGGGCAGAACCTCGTCGGCAGGCTGCAGATCCGGCTGCGAGGGCCGCGCGGCACGGTGGTCGGACTCCGCCACGCCGAGGTCCTGGAGGAGGGCCGCATCTCCACCCGACCGCTGCGTACCGCGAAGTCCCACGACGAGTACGTCGCGGCCGGCCACGACGAGGAGACGTGGGAGCCGAGGTTCACGGTCCACGGGTTCCGCTACGCCGAGATAACCGGCTGGCCGGGGGAGATCGGCGCCGGTGACGTCGTCGCTGTGGTGTGCCACGACGACATGACGCGCAGCGGCTGGTTCGCGTCGTCGAACCCCCTGCTCGACCGTCTGCACGAGAACGTCGTCTGGAGCATGCGGGGCAACTTCCTCACCGTGCCAACCGACTGCCCGCAGCGCGACGAGCGGCTGGGCTGGACCGGTGATCTCCAGGTCTTCGCGCCAACGGCCAGCTTCCTCTACGACTCGGCCGCCAGCATCACCGACTGGCTGCGCGACGTCTGCGCCGAGACGGGTTCGGACGGCCTGGTGCCCCTCTACGTGCCGCACGTCGAGACCTCCTTCCCCCAGTTCCACTGCGCGGTGTGGGGCGACGTCACCACTGTCGTACCGCTGCTCTTGCACGAGCGGACCGGCGACCAGGCCGCGGTGGAAGCCGGCTACGACACGGCCCGGGCGTGGGTGGAGGGCTGCCGCGGCCTGCTCGACGACCGCGACGTCATCTCGAGCGGGCCGCAGCTGGGTGACTGGCTCGACCCTTCGGCTCCTGCCGACAGCCCGCAGGAGGCCCGGACCGACCCCTACCTGGTGGCCACCGCCTACCTCGCGCGGTCGGCGCGGCTGCTGTCCCGGCAGGCGGCTCTCGTCGGCAAGCAGGACGACGTGGGGGACTACTCGGCGCTGGCCGACCGCGTCACCGCCGGGTTCCGCCGCGAGTTCGTCACCCCTTCCGGCAGGTGCGCGTCCGACACGCAGACCGCGTACGCCCTGGCCCTGCAGTTCGACCTGCTGGAGACCGAGGAGCAGCGCCGACACGCCCGACGGCGTCTCGCGGAGCTCGCGCAGGCGTCGGACTTCCGGATCGGGACGGGGTTCGCCGGGACCCCGCTCGTCCTGGACGCCCTGACCGGCGACGGGGACGCGGAGACGGCGTACCGGGTCCTGCTGGAGACCGGGTGCCCCTCCTGGCTCTACGCGGTCACGATGGGCGCGACGACGGTGTGGGAACGCTGGGACAGCATGCTGCCCGACGGGAGCGTCAACCCCGGCGCCATGACCTCCTTCAACCACTACGCCTTCGGCTCCGTCGCCGACTGGATGCACCGGACGCTCGCAGGGCTGGCGCCTGCCGAGCCCGGCTACCGCACCATCCGGGTGGCACCCCGACCGGGCGGTGGGTTGACGGCCGCCTCAGCGAGGCACCTGACACCGTACGGACCGGCGAGCACGAGCTGGACGCGCACGGGGGAGACCCTGACCGTCGACGTCGTCGTCCCTCCGAACGCGGCCGCGGTCGTCGAACTGCCTGGCACTGCGGCCGTCACCGTCGAGTCCGGGCACCACACGTTCCGCACCGCCTTCCGGGCGGCCGAGCAGGACCCGATCGCTCCGCTGCCGCCACGACAGCGCTTCTGA
- a CDS encoding carbohydrate ABC transporter permease, protein MATVITNSTSLAADPGPASQRRRGFRKVARRLPGYLCVTVLLVVVVYPLVWLLLGSLKTQDEFLNDPTYSLPHSFTYFSNYSTAWSAVAGYLRNSVLAVFPALGLVILLGTAAGFALEVLVWRGRGATLLLFLAGIMIPGQMILLPLFTVYFKLGLTGTLWPLIITYTAIGLPLTVFMMATYFRAIPREVFEAATLDGATVIRSFFSIAFPMMRNSILTIALVQFFFLWNDLLIALTFTTDDTKRTVQVGLLNFTGQFGVVQYGPTFAAICINVLLILVLYVVLNQRVMRGLSAGAVKG, encoded by the coding sequence ATGGCCACCGTCATCACGAACAGCACCTCGCTGGCCGCCGACCCGGGGCCGGCGTCCCAGCGGCGCCGCGGGTTCCGCAAGGTGGCCCGCCGGCTGCCCGGCTACCTGTGCGTCACGGTCCTGCTGGTCGTCGTGGTCTACCCGCTGGTCTGGCTGCTCCTCGGCTCCCTCAAGACACAGGACGAGTTCCTCAACGACCCGACCTACAGCCTGCCGCACAGCTTCACCTACTTCTCGAACTACTCGACCGCGTGGTCCGCCGTTGCGGGCTACCTGCGCAACTCGGTGCTCGCGGTGTTCCCCGCACTGGGCCTGGTCATCCTGTTGGGCACGGCCGCCGGCTTCGCGCTCGAGGTGCTCGTCTGGCGGGGGCGCGGCGCCACGCTCCTGCTCTTCCTCGCCGGCATCATGATCCCCGGCCAGATGATCCTGCTGCCGCTCTTCACCGTCTACTTCAAGCTGGGCCTGACGGGAACCCTGTGGCCGCTGATCATCACCTACACGGCGATCGGCCTTCCCCTCACCGTCTTCATGATGGCGACGTACTTCAGGGCCATCCCTCGAGAGGTCTTCGAAGCGGCCACGCTCGACGGTGCGACCGTCATCCGCTCCTTCTTCTCCATCGCGTTCCCGATGATGCGGAACTCGATCCTCACCATCGCCCTCGTCCAGTTCTTCTTCCTCTGGAACGACCTGTTGATCGCGCTGACCTTCACGACGGACGACACCAAGCGCACCGTCCAGGTGGGTCTGCTCAACTTCACCGGGCAGTTCGGCGTCGTGCAGTACGGCCCGACCTTCGCCGCGATCTGCATCAACGTGCTGCTCATCCTCGTGCTCTACGTCGTCCTCAACCAGCGCGTCATGCGTGGTCTGTCGGCGGGAGCGGTCAAGGGCTGA
- a CDS encoding carbohydrate ABC transporter permease: MTSVFGDKRSIALLLGPALLFYSLVMLLPMLWSLGYTFFNGSVITGFDFAGLANFRKLFDDPALMPAIWFTVKYAVCITVGQVLMGYGLSLLYLFFLKHAGGVIRTLVFFPVVLPTVAVSLLFQKFFEYAPQTGPVNSLLDAVGIGGIDWFGSAGKAFVVIAIMDIWRSMGFYAVLLYAGLLDIPDELIESAALDGANGWRLIKNIIIPLSLPVLVSSVVFSINGTLKAFDSIYALTGGGPGTSTTPLTLYMFQTSFSYGDYGYGATVALTLTLICLLVTVVIFRATRRDTVPR; the protein is encoded by the coding sequence ATGACCAGTGTCTTCGGGGACAAGAGATCGATCGCGCTGCTCCTGGGGCCGGCGCTGCTGTTCTACTCCCTCGTCATGCTGCTCCCGATGTTGTGGTCCCTCGGCTACACCTTCTTCAACGGCAGCGTCATCACCGGCTTCGACTTCGCCGGTCTGGCGAACTTCCGCAAGCTGTTCGACGACCCGGCGCTGATGCCGGCCATCTGGTTCACGGTCAAGTACGCGGTCTGCATCACCGTCGGCCAGGTGCTGATGGGCTACGGGCTCTCGCTGCTCTACCTGTTCTTCTTGAAGCACGCGGGCGGCGTCATCCGCACCCTCGTCTTCTTCCCGGTCGTGCTGCCGACGGTGGCGGTGTCGCTGCTCTTCCAGAAGTTCTTCGAGTACGCACCGCAGACCGGGCCTGTCAACTCGCTGCTCGACGCAGTGGGGATCGGCGGGATCGACTGGTTCGGCAGTGCCGGCAAGGCGTTCGTCGTCATCGCCATCATGGACATCTGGCGGTCGATGGGGTTCTACGCGGTGCTGCTCTACGCCGGACTGCTCGACATCCCGGACGAGCTGATCGAGTCCGCCGCGCTCGACGGGGCCAACGGCTGGCGGCTGATCAAGAACATCATCATCCCCCTGTCGCTGCCGGTGCTCGTGTCGTCGGTCGTCTTCAGCATCAACGGCACCCTCAAGGCGTTCGACTCCATCTACGCCCTGACGGGTGGCGGTCCGGGCACGAGCACCACTCCGCTGACGCTCTACATGTTCCAGACGTCGTTCTCCTACGGCGACTACGGCTACGGAGCCACCGTTGCTCTCACGCTGACCCTCATCTGCCTGCTCGTCACCGTGGTCATCTTCCGAGCCACCCGTCGCGACACCGTACCGAGGTAG
- a CDS encoding ABC transporter substrate-binding protein encodes MARVIKGRVRVASAAAAVSSLAVLLAACGGSSSGGSGASSSSGTGGGSSAKSLSFLAINENTTIPTTLTSLSQKECAAENKAQPLQIKKQAQGTLDQQLQLLAGQKALPQLFISANSPDLTKQLFDSGAILDTGEAATSAGVSDDVLPAASSSIKALYDGKQIVLPTELNIEGIWYNKKLLADKGISVPTTWDELTAAFAKLKAAGVQPISNAGKGGDGWGITRWVGNYILRDQGADALKAVKDGSAKLTDAKYVADAQAIADLGKKGYFGKSPTSIDYATALNTFMTGKAGFIYMGSWALAAFNDPKQNAIGADNIGFMSFPTVSGGSGTADQTPANVGTALAVSKTAYDKDPATQAWVKCIIANYGTVALRDSSQITGFKVASGVTVPPLSQDIQTKISNIKDSVLWFEAYFPTKATTSSQNNGGLLGSGKLSGEQFMKTVSADLG; translated from the coding sequence GTGGCAAGAGTGATCAAGGGACGCGTACGTGTGGCCTCGGCTGCGGCGGCGGTCAGCTCGCTGGCGGTGCTGCTCGCAGCCTGTGGCGGCAGCAGCAGCGGAGGGTCGGGCGCGAGCTCGTCCAGCGGCACCGGCGGCGGATCGTCGGCGAAGTCGCTCTCGTTCCTCGCGATCAACGAGAACACGACCATCCCGACGACGCTGACGAGCCTGTCGCAGAAGGAGTGCGCCGCCGAGAACAAGGCGCAGCCACTGCAGATCAAGAAGCAGGCGCAGGGGACCCTGGACCAGCAGCTCCAGCTGCTCGCGGGTCAGAAGGCCCTCCCGCAGCTGTTCATCAGCGCCAACTCGCCCGACCTGACCAAGCAGCTCTTCGACAGCGGTGCGATCCTCGACACCGGCGAAGCGGCCACGTCTGCAGGAGTGTCCGACGACGTCCTCCCGGCCGCCTCGTCGAGCATCAAGGCGCTCTACGACGGCAAGCAGATCGTGCTGCCGACGGAGCTGAACATCGAGGGCATCTGGTACAACAAGAAGCTGCTCGCCGACAAGGGCATCTCGGTGCCGACCACCTGGGACGAGCTGACTGCCGCCTTCGCCAAGCTCAAGGCCGCCGGTGTGCAGCCGATCTCCAACGCCGGCAAGGGCGGGGACGGCTGGGGCATCACCCGCTGGGTCGGCAACTACATCCTCCGCGACCAGGGTGCGGACGCGCTCAAGGCGGTCAAGGACGGCTCGGCCAAGCTGACGGACGCCAAGTACGTGGCGGACGCGCAGGCCATCGCCGACCTCGGCAAGAAGGGCTACTTCGGCAAGTCGCCCACCTCCATCGACTACGCGACTGCGCTCAACACCTTCATGACGGGCAAGGCCGGCTTCATCTACATGGGCTCCTGGGCCCTGGCCGCCTTCAACGACCCGAAGCAGAACGCGATCGGCGCAGACAACATCGGCTTCATGAGCTTCCCGACCGTGAGCGGCGGCTCGGGCACGGCGGACCAGACGCCGGCCAACGTCGGCACCGCCCTCGCAGTCTCCAAGACGGCCTACGACAAGGACCCGGCGACGCAGGCGTGGGTCAAGTGCATCATCGCCAACTACGGCACGGTCGCCCTGCGCGACTCGAGCCAGATCACCGGCTTCAAGGTCGCCTCGGGCGTCACGGTGCCGCCGCTCTCGCAGGACATCCAGACCAAGATCTCGAACATCAAGGACAGCGTGCTGTGGTTCGAGGCCTACTTCCCCACGAAGGCCACCACGTCGAGCCAGAACAACGGCGGTCTGCTCGGCAGCGGGAAGCTGTCGGGTGAGCAGTTCATGAAGACCGTCAGCGCCGACCTCGGCTGA